From Mytilus galloprovincialis chromosome 9, xbMytGall1.hap1.1, whole genome shotgun sequence, the proteins below share one genomic window:
- the LOC143046473 gene encoding QRFP-like peptide receptor: MSDFSELKSMFSDFPENLTKEELQYLEHLRYNLSKKYEPVSVSTGILTILIILYGSISLIAVIGNALVIFVVLYKRNMQTVTNVFIANLALADVALGLFTIPFQFHAAIMQRWVVADFMCKVAPFVKNLSVNVSILTLTVIAFDRYVAVMYPLKAGFRKQVAFIVLLVIWVLSISSSVPDLLYYKVNIIFDIEIWAKKPFCDVQWPSDAFPKFYFSYFLLLQYVVPLTIISFSYIRVAYRIWGSKAPGYEIQKRDHIRSVHKKKVRKSLLTTGYFY, translated from the exons atgtCCGACTTCTCCGAGTTAAAAAGTATGTTCAGTGACTTTCCAGAAAACTTAACTAAAGAGGAGCTACAATATTTAGAACATCTTCGGTATAATTTGTCGAAAAAATACGAACCTGTTTCCGTTTCAACGGggatattgacaattttgataatattatatgGGTCAATTTCGTTGATTGCCGTCATTGGTAACGCTCTAGTAATCTTTGTAGTGTTGTACAAGAGGAATATGCAAACGGTCACCAATGTCTTTATTGCTAATTTGGCCCTAGCTGATGTTGCACTTGGTTTATTCACTATACCATTCCAGTTTCATGCGGCTATCATGCAGCGATGGGTAGTGGCTGATTTTATGTGTAAAGTGGCACCGTTTGTCAAAAACTTATCGGTCAATGTCAGTATATTGACCTTGACCGTAATCGCCTTTGACCGATACGTAGCAGTGATGTATCCCTTGAAAGCAGGTTTCCGAAAGCAAGTGGCATTTATTGTTCTTCTTGTCATATGGGTTTTAAGCATATCATCCAGCGTACCAGACTTACTTTACTATAAAGTTAACATTATCTTTGATATTGAAATCTGGGCAAAGAAACCATTTTGTGATGTGCAGTGGCCATCAGATGCATTTCCGAAATTTTACTTTTCGTATTTCCTTCTTTTGCAATATGTGGTACCTTTGACTATCATAAGTTTTTCATATATTCGTGTAGCGTACAGGATTTGGGGGAGTAAGGCCCCAGGATATGAAATACAAAAACGGGATCACATAAGGAGTGTCCATAAGAAAAAG GTTAGGAAAAGTTTACTTACCACTGGTTATTTCtattaa